From the genome of Bacteroidota bacterium, one region includes:
- a CDS encoding purine-nucleoside phosphorylase, whose protein sequence is MNRDYNEHIAASVEYIKAKVGTLPPISVILGSGLGDFGDLLTEKISLETKDIPYYPVSSVEGHAGRLLFGKLKSAENSSAGLLVFQGRIHFYESNDTDIVVYPIEVARRLGTKTLVVTNAAGGVNASFIPGDLMIISDYVNLSFENPLISRANEKARISRPEFSPNLIALARKVASEHNIPVKEGIYCWTKGPSYESAAEIRMMASWGVDAVGMSTVPEVILASSYGMEVLGISCITNLATGLAPSTLNHDEVREVANKVKHNFSSLLSKIIMQL, encoded by the coding sequence ATGAATAGAGATTACAATGAGCACATTGCAGCTTCGGTTGAATACATTAAGGCAAAAGTAGGCACCCTCCCCCCGATCAGCGTCATTCTCGGCTCCGGCCTTGGCGATTTCGGAGATCTCCTCACCGAGAAGATTTCTCTCGAAACAAAAGACATTCCCTACTATCCGGTTTCTTCCGTTGAAGGACACGCAGGCAGGCTCCTTTTTGGAAAACTCAAATCGGCCGAGAACTCTTCTGCCGGCCTCCTGGTCTTTCAGGGAAGAATTCATTTCTATGAGAGCAACGACACCGACATCGTCGTTTATCCGATCGAAGTGGCTCGGAGGTTGGGAACAAAAACGCTTGTGGTCACGAATGCGGCCGGAGGAGTGAATGCGAGCTTCATCCCCGGCGACCTTATGATCATCAGCGATTACGTCAATCTATCGTTTGAAAACCCGCTTATTTCGCGTGCAAATGAGAAGGCAAGAATTTCCCGCCCGGAATTTAGCCCGAATCTCATCGCTCTCGCCAGGAAAGTAGCCTCTGAACACAATATTCCTGTGAAGGAAGGGATTTATTGCTGGACGAAAGGGCCGTCGTACGAATCCGCCGCCGAGATCAGGATGATGGCCTCATGGGGAGTCGATGCGGTTGGAATGTCGACGGTGCCGGAGGTGATTCTCGCGTCGAGTTACGGAATGGAAGTGCTCGGCATCTCCTGCATCACAAACCTGGCTACCGGACTTGCTCCCAGCACCCTCAACCATGATGAAGTGCGGGAGGTAGCAAATAAGGTGAAGCACAACTTTTCTTCCCTCCTTTCAAAGATCATCATGCAGCTTTGA
- a CDS encoding thymidine kinase, translating to MEDAPHSSPKNTGWIEVIAGCMFSGKTEELIRRMRRAQIARQKVMIFKPRIDNRYSSSHIVSHSEQSLVSTVVDTPEEILKQSADAQVIGIDEGQFFAPTIVDVCERLANAGKRVIVAGLDQDYRGKPFEPMPQLLAVAEYITKTLAICVVCGNPADRTQRTSESHERVVVGAKDVYEARCRNCFEPPKD from the coding sequence ATGGAAGACGCCCCTCATTCTTCACCGAAAAATACCGGATGGATCGAAGTCATCGCCGGATGCATGTTCAGCGGAAAGACCGAAGAGCTGATCCGCCGCATGCGCCGCGCACAGATCGCCCGGCAAAAGGTCATGATCTTCAAGCCGCGCATCGATAATCGCTACAGCTCCAGCCATATCGTGTCGCACAGCGAACAGTCGCTCGTTTCGACAGTCGTCGATACGCCCGAGGAAATATTGAAACAGTCTGCCGACGCTCAAGTGATCGGCATCGACGAAGGGCAGTTCTTTGCTCCGACCATCGTCGATGTGTGCGAACGTCTCGCGAATGCCGGAAAGCGCGTGATCGTGGCGGGGCTCGACCAGGATTACCGCGGCAAGCCATTCGAACCGATGCCGCAGCTTCTTGCTGTGGCGGAGTACATTACGAAAACTCTTGCAATCTGCGTTGTGTGCGGAAATCCTGCCGACCGGACCCAGCGCACTTCCGAGTCTCACGAACGCGTTGTTGTCGGAGCCAAAGATGTGTACGAGGCGCGGTGCCGCAACTGCTTCGAACCGCCGAAAGATTGA
- a CDS encoding metallophosphoesterase, translated as MPYVFGFFNLAFLPLLFIHSFTNELPHWFFYGIAYPIYVWQGATFFLFVVLSIVRILRMPFTALLHVGKMFAPVKEKIIVMKSTQKFQRFDGSRRTFLRTGAIALSGYSFAGATKGIIDRNDYDIIERTVRIQNLPDEFKGFTIGLMSDIHSSAFMTKPEMDDYVAALNGLKTDVIFVPGDFVNSQTEEVYPFVEAFSSLHAPYGVFGCLGNHDYYANVDVVAKEVDGCGIKLLRNDAVRITKGNSFINLVGVDDIPIEGTPEKYLHTALSSVQNPNPRILLCHKPYYLESFADHNIDLTLAGHTHGGQIVFAKVGNLIVCPAALFSKYVWGLYKLGNSQMYVTRGIGTVGVPFRVNCPPEITKITLQ; from the coding sequence GTGCCGTACGTCTTCGGGTTTTTCAATCTCGCGTTCCTTCCTCTTCTCTTCATCCACTCATTCACGAATGAACTGCCGCATTGGTTCTTCTACGGCATAGCTTACCCGATTTACGTGTGGCAAGGAGCGACGTTTTTTCTCTTCGTGGTCCTATCGATTGTACGAATTCTTCGAATGCCGTTCACGGCCCTGTTGCATGTAGGGAAAATGTTCGCCCCCGTGAAAGAAAAAATTATTGTCATGAAATCCACACAGAAGTTCCAGAGATTCGATGGATCGCGGCGGACCTTCCTGAGAACCGGAGCTATTGCCCTGTCGGGATATTCTTTTGCCGGAGCGACCAAGGGCATCATCGACCGGAATGATTACGACATCATTGAGCGGACGGTTCGGATCCAGAATTTGCCGGATGAATTCAAGGGATTCACTATCGGTTTGATGAGCGACATTCATTCCAGCGCATTCATGACGAAACCGGAAATGGATGATTATGTCGCCGCACTCAACGGGCTTAAGACCGATGTCATTTTTGTCCCGGGGGATTTTGTTAACAGCCAAACTGAAGAGGTCTATCCTTTCGTTGAAGCATTTTCCTCTCTTCACGCCCCATATGGTGTCTTCGGCTGCCTGGGGAACCACGACTATTACGCCAATGTCGACGTCGTTGCGAAGGAAGTGGACGGATGCGGGATCAAGCTTTTGCGGAATGATGCCGTTAGAATTACGAAGGGAAATTCGTTCATCAACCTTGTTGGAGTCGACGATATACCCATCGAAGGAACGCCGGAAAAATATCTTCACACAGCGTTATCCTCCGTCCAGAATCCAAACCCGAGGATCCTGCTTTGCCATAAACCGTATTACCTTGAATCGTTCGCGGATCATAACATCGACCTTACCCTCGCCGGTCATACCCATGGCGGCCAAATTGTCTTTGCCAAGGTTGGAAATTTGATCGTTTGTCCTGCAGCGCTCTTCTCCAAATATGTCTGGGGACTCTACAAGCTGGGAAATTCACAAATGTACGTCACGCGCGGAATCGGAACCGTCGGTGTTCCGTTCAGAGTCAACTGCCCGCCGGAGATCACGAAGATCACGCTTCAATAA
- the secG gene encoding preprotein translocase subunit SecG, which translates to MYTFFIAIEIIVCVLLIGVILMQNSKGGGLAGAFGGGNFGTVFGVRRTADFLTRATTILATTFIVLALIINLFFLPGKSASSKESVIQSGQTSVPPAQLPPQSQPAPVSAPAK; encoded by the coding sequence ATGTATACCTTTTTCATCGCAATTGAGATCATCGTTTGTGTCCTTTTGATCGGCGTTATTCTGATGCAAAATAGCAAAGGGGGAGGGTTGGCGGGAGCGTTCGGAGGGGGCAATTTTGGAACGGTCTTCGGAGTTCGCAGGACCGCCGATTTCCTGACCCGGGCGACGACAATATTGGCGACGACGTTCATAGTTCTCGCGCTCATCATCAACCTCTTTTTCTTGCCAGGGAAAAGCGCCTCCTCAAAAGAAAGCGTGATTCAGAGCGGGCAAACTTCGGTTCCTCCTGCGCAGCTTCCTCCGCAAAGCCAGCCGGCGCCGGTCAGCGCTCCTGCAAAGTAA
- a CDS encoding nucleoside hydrolase, producing the protein MKKTLFLLSIFFIPLFVSGKEKQKIIFDCDIGGDIDDAFAVALILNSPEFDVLGFVVDHGNTPLRARTLCKLLYEAGKDSIPVFVGAPTPGIVGVDKEIAGRSNQFYWSDGFDKVAPSNMNAADFIISSLKKYPNEVVLFTVGPVCNIKEVIKKDKSALKLAKQIVSMFGSFYMGYNGGPIPDAEWNVRADIEASKAFVAADAKKTFAGLDVTTFVKLNEANRNRLLMRQSPLTNALCGLYSLWLYESFANADPTLYDVVAVGYVLWPELFTSRKAHIHVDDAGYTMIDSTRPPNAEILMTINKEEFMKRIMERYLKQDLEPNK; encoded by the coding sequence ATGAAAAAGACACTCTTTCTCTTGAGCATTTTTTTTATTCCTCTTTTTGTATCGGGAAAAGAAAAGCAAAAAATAATTTTCGACTGCGATATCGGCGGAGACATCGACGACGCTTTTGCCGTCGCGCTTATCCTCAACAGCCCGGAATTCGATGTCCTTGGCTTCGTTGTCGACCATGGCAACACGCCGCTGCGTGCAAGAACTCTTTGCAAGCTTCTATATGAAGCCGGGAAAGACTCTATTCCGGTTTTCGTCGGCGCTCCAACCCCCGGAATAGTCGGCGTCGACAAGGAAATTGCCGGACGCTCCAATCAATTCTATTGGTCCGATGGATTTGACAAAGTAGCCCCGTCGAATATGAACGCGGCAGATTTCATCATCTCCAGTCTGAAAAAGTATCCCAACGAAGTTGTTCTCTTCACCGTAGGCCCTGTCTGCAACATCAAAGAGGTCATTAAGAAGGATAAAAGTGCGCTGAAACTTGCCAAACAAATTGTCTCGATGTTTGGCTCGTTTTACATGGGATACAACGGCGGGCCGATACCGGATGCCGAGTGGAATGTAAGGGCCGACATCGAGGCCTCGAAAGCGTTTGTCGCAGCGGATGCAAAGAAAACGTTCGCGGGGCTGGATGTGACGACATTTGTGAAGTTGAATGAAGCAAACCGGAACAGACTGCTTATGCGCCAATCGCCTTTGACAAATGCGCTGTGCGGGCTATATTCTCTCTGGTTGTACGAGAGCTTTGCAAACGCCGACCCTACTTTGTACGATGTGGTTGCAGTTGGCTACGTCCTCTGGCCGGAACTTTTCACGAGCCGGAAAGCTCATATCCATGTTGACGATGCAGGGTACACCATGATCGACAGTACACGACCGCCGAACGCCGAAATCCTCATGACGATCAATAAAGAAGAATTCATGAAGCGAATCATGGAGCGATATCTGAAGCAGGACCTGGAGCCGAACAAGTAG
- a CDS encoding tetratricopeptide repeat protein, which yields MKRVLGVSLMVWSLALGAAAQENYSAPSDSASKSAAKVQPASSKETGTPSAPASVKLNTPTLNMDVLLDLYNKDIDFTIDYSGQGLRKNVQGGNEEEEQPKQTPARKKSTNGAADELLKPQKEDLASDIQDIVDTSNVKKKQPRQGTYTKDDADYNRALNSLQEAQTLFSERRYAQALAEINKSVDAAPNMALAYAVRGSIYYMLRQFPEAKQSWEKALELDPSMDNVRAILYRM from the coding sequence ATGAAAAGAGTTTTAGGTGTCTCATTAATGGTATGGTCTTTAGCGCTGGGTGCCGCGGCTCAGGAAAATTATAGCGCACCGTCCGATTCGGCATCGAAGAGCGCGGCGAAAGTTCAGCCGGCCTCTTCCAAGGAGACCGGAACTCCATCCGCTCCCGCTTCGGTCAAACTGAATACACCGACGCTCAACATGGATGTCCTGCTCGACCTCTACAATAAGGACATCGACTTCACGATCGATTATTCGGGACAAGGGCTTCGGAAGAACGTCCAAGGAGGAAATGAGGAAGAAGAACAGCCAAAGCAAACTCCTGCACGAAAGAAGAGCACGAACGGCGCGGCCGATGAATTGCTGAAGCCTCAAAAGGAAGATCTCGCATCGGACATTCAGGACATCGTCGACACCTCGAACGTCAAAAAGAAACAGCCGCGGCAGGGGACGTACACAAAGGACGATGCCGATTACAACAGGGCGCTCAACAGTCTTCAGGAAGCGCAGACACTTTTCTCCGAGCGCCGGTATGCACAGGCGCTCGCTGAAATCAATAAATCAGTGGATGCCGCGCCGAACATGGCGCTTGCGTACGCCGTACGCGGATCGATTTACTACATGCTTCGGCAGTTCCCCGAGGCGAAGCAGAGTTGGGAAAAAGCTCTCGAGCTCGACCCGTCGATGGACAATGTGCGGGCCATACTTTATCGGATGTAA
- a CDS encoding MotA/TolQ/ExbB proton channel family protein: MNSTFIGYVLFAIAAYVLLIIGAESETVDALQKGYVPESLIHYIHIPGIIFVFFGVSSSMMISYNFRELFGAARALYFVYIRNRINFLVYLETIKDIAQYSNTHDIESLEDYANQIKYPFLRDGVLMLVNGYKKEEIKEILDARIDNEAQRESTDVNVFRAAARYSPGYGMLGTTVGLIQMFSTKIDAAAGFGPILQALAVAFTTTLYGLFLSNFIFAPFADKIEKRTDEEALLKSMIVEGLCLIKDKRHPVFIQDKLSSYIPQSRALSVPSVSQLSPEGGA; the protein is encoded by the coding sequence ATGAATTCAACTTTTATCGGTTATGTCCTTTTTGCTATTGCTGCGTATGTGCTTTTGATCATCGGCGCAGAGTCGGAGACGGTCGATGCTCTGCAGAAGGGATATGTTCCGGAATCGCTCATTCATTATATCCACATCCCCGGCATCATCTTCGTTTTTTTCGGCGTCAGCTCTTCGATGATGATCAGCTACAATTTCCGGGAGTTGTTTGGAGCCGCGCGTGCTCTCTATTTTGTGTACATACGAAACAGGATCAATTTCCTGGTCTATCTCGAGACCATCAAGGATATTGCCCAATACTCCAACACACACGACATTGAATCCCTCGAGGATTATGCCAATCAGATAAAGTATCCTTTTTTGCGCGACGGCGTTCTTATGCTTGTCAACGGCTATAAGAAGGAAGAGATCAAAGAGATCCTCGATGCCAGGATTGATAACGAGGCACAGCGTGAATCGACGGATGTCAACGTCTTCCGGGCGGCAGCCCGTTATTCCCCGGGCTACGGCATGCTTGGCACGACGGTGGGTCTGATCCAGATGTTCTCGACAAAGATCGATGCTGCAGCGGGCTTCGGCCCGATTCTGCAGGCATTGGCCGTCGCCTTTACGACGACGCTGTACGGCTTGTTTCTGTCCAACTTTATCTTCGCGCCGTTCGCCGATAAGATCGAGAAACGGACCGATGAGGAGGCCCTCCTGAAAAGCATGATCGTTGAAGGCCTTTGTCTGATCAAGGACAAGAGACATCCGGTCTTCATTCAGGACAAGCTTTCGTCGTATATCCCGCAGAGCCGCGCATTGTCGGTGCCGTCAGTATCGCAGCTTTCACCCGAAGGCGGAGCGTAG
- a CDS encoding flagellar motor protein MotB, whose translation MRRRDRKKSEEQHWQVSYIDLLTAMLASFTLLLSLSIPDQSKLDSLASSVTEAAKQQANLGTLSRELMTTIEKNSSLKGQVNVVMTDAGIELRFGSNLLFPPGKAALRPEGYDAIFSIGKILGYFVKARNAFISVEGHTDDTPLRSTVEFRSNWELSSARATEVVHYLQDTVAIEGKRLSSTGFADARPQNKEKDPVTGQFTEKARNDNRRVVIRIYYHNDV comes from the coding sequence ATGAGACGACGCGACAGAAAAAAGTCGGAAGAACAGCACTGGCAAGTCAGCTATATCGACTTGTTGACGGCGATGCTTGCATCGTTTACGCTGCTGTTATCGCTGTCGATTCCCGACCAGTCGAAACTCGACAGCCTGGCTTCATCCGTCACCGAAGCCGCGAAACAGCAAGCAAACCTTGGAACGCTGTCGAGAGAGCTGATGACCACGATCGAAAAGAACTCCTCGTTGAAAGGACAGGTCAACGTCGTGATGACCGACGCCGGCATCGAGCTGAGGTTCGGCAGCAATCTGCTGTTCCCCCCCGGGAAAGCTGCGCTGCGGCCGGAAGGATACGACGCTATTTTCAGCATCGGAAAGATCCTGGGCTATTTCGTCAAGGCTCGCAACGCATTTATATCGGTGGAAGGGCATACCGACGATACGCCATTGCGGAGCACCGTGGAATTCCGGTCGAACTGGGAGTTATCGTCTGCCCGAGCAACGGAAGTGGTTCACTACCTCCAGGACACGGTAGCGATCGAAGGGAAGCGCCTGTCGAGTACCGGCTTTGCCGATGCACGTCCTCAAAACAAAGAAAAAGACCCTGTGACCGGACAGTTTACCGAGAAAGCCCGGAACGACAACCGCCGAGTTGTCATTCGGATTTACTACCACAACGACGTTTAA
- a CDS encoding FliG C-terminal domain-containing protein has protein sequence MKTRLTKIILLLAVVAQAKLFAVDLELEKKKMERDLEDRISMEIRRYFSDLNFLVTAEVTLVDLSTPAKSKGDNRDFLLPGVSGFQAQPQTSDEVEKPQFGVESIVVKMLIDKNRTPEEKDLLTNIAFYTGKLNKVRGDRVDLQEMSFPASTLQIQREQQKAEQEKQIQQLEKEKQDAELRAGEKSSNDLTPAKPQDSFFNPTTLLLIALGVLLLILIVVLLSRGKKESSAEAMMQQSPQAEELPAVSAQQAIADSNAEYQEAIEVDKVKSNLIVSCAGESDLTSHVIRDMIADANQKERLTVIIGQLGNNVLQVMRDHFSIEEMKALQALTLEKRESTPAEAREALTFFQNQLAVKRFSEAGNSKQNPFAFLEKLSEPQLYLLMKDEPPGIIAIILSQLTTPIASSMLKNLPSMQQGEVALELGKLRRLTSDTYVSVAKQLAAKAATIPVINNVQVQGTDLLLDIFDNIDESAESSIIEFIKVVNLDLYREITSQRVSFNAINQLDERVLRQIVKDISGDEIAIALKNAPHEISERFLSVLPSKSRIILEDRLNSMKAVSPDDELKARRRITRMVRQYIKAGGVQAASLETGEETEEAQVQ, from the coding sequence ATGAAAACTCGATTGACAAAGATTATCCTTCTGCTTGCGGTGGTAGCGCAGGCGAAGTTGTTTGCCGTCGACCTTGAGCTTGAGAAGAAAAAAATGGAACGGGATCTGGAGGACCGCATCTCAATGGAGATCCGCCGGTACTTCTCGGACCTCAATTTTCTCGTGACCGCGGAAGTGACGCTCGTCGATCTTTCGACGCCGGCAAAGTCCAAGGGAGACAACAGAGATTTCCTTCTTCCCGGCGTTTCAGGATTCCAGGCGCAGCCGCAGACATCGGACGAAGTTGAAAAGCCGCAGTTCGGCGTCGAGTCGATCGTCGTTAAGATGCTCATCGATAAGAATCGAACCCCTGAAGAGAAAGACCTGCTGACGAACATCGCGTTCTACACCGGCAAGTTGAACAAGGTCCGGGGCGATCGGGTCGACCTCCAGGAGATGTCGTTCCCGGCCAGCACATTGCAGATTCAGCGCGAACAGCAGAAGGCCGAACAGGAAAAACAGATACAGCAGCTCGAAAAAGAAAAGCAGGACGCAGAATTGCGTGCAGGGGAAAAATCCTCGAACGATCTTACGCCGGCAAAGCCGCAGGATTCTTTTTTTAACCCCACAACGCTGCTGTTGATTGCGCTCGGTGTGCTCCTGCTGATTCTTATCGTTGTCCTTCTTTCACGAGGGAAGAAAGAATCTTCCGCGGAAGCGATGATGCAGCAGTCGCCGCAGGCCGAGGAGCTTCCCGCCGTCTCTGCTCAACAGGCCATTGCCGATTCGAACGCAGAATACCAGGAAGCCATAGAGGTCGATAAGGTGAAATCGAACCTCATCGTCTCATGCGCCGGGGAATCAGATCTGACGTCGCACGTCATCAGGGACATGATCGCGGATGCGAATCAAAAAGAGAGGCTGACCGTCATCATCGGTCAACTGGGAAATAACGTCCTGCAGGTGATGCGCGATCATTTTTCCATCGAGGAGATGAAGGCGCTTCAGGCATTGACGCTGGAAAAGCGCGAAAGCACGCCGGCCGAAGCGCGAGAGGCGCTGACGTTCTTCCAGAATCAGCTCGCCGTGAAAAGATTCTCGGAAGCCGGAAATTCGAAGCAGAACCCGTTTGCGTTTCTCGAAAAGTTATCCGAGCCTCAACTGTACCTGCTGATGAAGGACGAACCCCCGGGAATAATCGCCATTATCTTGTCTCAGTTGACGACGCCGATCGCAAGCTCGATGCTGAAGAATTTGCCGTCGATGCAGCAAGGAGAGGTTGCACTGGAGCTTGGAAAACTCCGCCGGCTGACGTCGGACACGTATGTCTCCGTGGCAAAGCAGCTTGCTGCAAAGGCCGCCACGATCCCGGTGATCAACAACGTCCAGGTTCAGGGAACGGACCTCCTTCTCGACATCTTCGATAATATCGATGAATCGGCCGAATCCTCGATCATTGAATTCATTAAAGTGGTGAACCTGGACCTCTACCGCGAGATCACGAGCCAGCGCGTTTCCTTCAACGCGATCAATCAGCTGGATGAAAGGGTTCTTCGTCAGATCGTCAAGGATATCTCCGGCGACGAGATCGCGATCGCCCTAAAGAATGCTCCTCATGAAATTTCCGAGCGGTTCCTCTCGGTGCTTCCTTCAAAGTCAAGGATCATTCTCGAGGACCGGCTGAATTCTATGAAAGCGGTCTCGCCGGACGATGAATTGAAGGCGCGCCGGCGAATTACCCGGATGGTCAGGCAGTATATCAAGGCCGGCGGTGTCCAGGCAGCTTCCCTCGAAACGGGGGAAGAAACCGAAGAAGCACAGGTTCAATGA
- a CDS encoding GAF domain-containing protein, with protein METITITADGKKEKYAELYPQIAALVEDESDLTANMANVSAALKSTFSSYSWVGFYRVVNGELVLGPFQGKVACVRIKIGSGVCGTAVKERKTIIVPDVEKFPGHIACDPESKSEIVVPLLAGSRIFGVIDVDSNHLNSFDGTDKVQLERIAEIITKKFVQSPQGTN; from the coding sequence ATGGAAACAATCACAATAACTGCTGACGGGAAAAAGGAAAAATACGCTGAGCTGTATCCTCAAATTGCGGCGCTCGTCGAAGATGAAAGCGATCTCACGGCAAATATGGCGAACGTCAGCGCGGCTTTGAAATCGACCTTTTCGTCGTATTCATGGGTCGGGTTCTACCGCGTTGTCAACGGAGAGTTGGTGCTCGGGCCGTTTCAGGGGAAAGTCGCCTGCGTCCGGATCAAGATTGGAAGCGGCGTGTGCGGGACGGCGGTCAAAGAAAGGAAAACGATCATCGTTCCCGACGTAGAGAAATTTCCAGGGCATATTGCCTGCGACCCCGAGTCCAAGTCGGAAATTGTTGTTCCTCTCCTTGCCGGAAGCCGGATTTTTGGCGTCATTGACGTGGACAGCAACCACCTCAATTCGTTCGACGGAACAGATAAAGTCCAGCTCGAAAGAATAGCGGAGATCATAACCAAGAAATTCGTTCAATCACCCCAAGGCACCAATTGA
- a CDS encoding LOG family protein: MTTEKKKQQRPLHAYKNLSFLNSKDARAIRILSEFLEPLSRFKYFGVKDIIVFFGSARIQSPDAAQKKLSEVTARLKKKKVEVLERSQEYRRAAKSLEMSAYYEDALELSFLLTKWSRSLKEKGRFVVCTGGGPGIMEAANRGASRAKGRSIGLNIGLPFEQLPNPYISPELNFEFHYFFMRKYWFMYLGKALVAFPGGFGTLDELMELLTLLQTNKIKKKMTVILYGREYWEHVINFSYLEECGMIGKDDIELFRFADSPKEAFGLLKEGLNKNYPENSIW, translated from the coding sequence TTGACGACAGAAAAAAAGAAGCAACAGCGTCCGTTACATGCGTACAAGAATCTTTCGTTCCTGAACAGCAAGGATGCCCGTGCAATAAGGATTCTTTCTGAATTTCTCGAGCCGCTCAGCCGGTTCAAATATTTTGGCGTCAAGGATATCATCGTCTTCTTCGGCTCGGCGAGGATTCAATCCCCAGACGCAGCCCAGAAGAAGCTCTCGGAGGTGACAGCAAGGCTCAAGAAGAAAAAGGTAGAGGTTCTTGAACGGTCGCAAGAGTACCGGAGGGCTGCAAAGTCGCTAGAAATGTCCGCTTACTATGAGGATGCTTTGGAACTTTCATTCCTTCTGACGAAATGGTCCCGGTCGCTAAAAGAGAAGGGACGGTTCGTTGTTTGCACGGGCGGCGGACCGGGAATTATGGAGGCTGCCAATCGAGGGGCTTCACGGGCGAAGGGGCGCTCAATCGGCCTGAATATCGGCTTGCCGTTTGAACAATTGCCCAATCCCTACATTTCTCCGGAGTTGAACTTTGAATTCCATTACTTTTTCATGCGCAAATACTGGTTCATGTATTTAGGTAAAGCACTGGTCGCCTTCCCGGGAGGGTTCGGAACGCTCGATGAACTTATGGAGCTTCTGACCCTGCTCCAGACTAATAAGATCAAGAAAAAAATGACCGTGATACTTTATGGAAGGGAATATTGGGAGCATGTGATAAATTTTTCATATCTTGAGGAATGCGGGATGATCGGCAAAGACGATATTGAGTTGTTCAGGTTTGCCGACTCTCCGAAGGAAGCGTTTGGCCTATTGAAAGAAGGTCTGAATAAAAATTATCCAGAAAATTCAATTTGGTGA
- a CDS encoding transglutaminase-like domain-containing protein, with translation MPVLESYLQTDDSLMQKRLREIFDEISLNAFKEQLRRFCAKHKDDLDLEEGAFLIAKHAFPSVDMRVYADLLNFFAAELQPRLDPSEQPEELAVKIGAYFSHEKGFSGNESDYYNTENHYINKVIETKRGVPITLSVIYMLVLRRLNFPVEGIGMPGHFIVRYNFGNKSLLADPFNGGKILSIDDCKKSLGKLGYTFQKEYLEPVSSRQILERMLRNLVLVFDKENQTAKMQSLLQCIDILHRNV, from the coding sequence TTGCCAGTCCTGGAGAGTTACCTTCAAACTGACGATTCGTTGATGCAGAAGAGGCTGCGGGAGATCTTTGACGAGATCTCTCTGAATGCTTTTAAGGAGCAGTTGCGCCGGTTCTGCGCAAAACACAAGGATGATCTTGATCTCGAAGAAGGAGCATTCTTGATCGCGAAACACGCTTTCCCGAGTGTGGATATGAGGGTGTACGCCGACCTTCTCAATTTTTTTGCAGCTGAGCTTCAGCCCCGTTTGGATCCGTCCGAGCAGCCTGAAGAGCTTGCCGTCAAGATCGGCGCTTATTTTTCGCATGAAAAAGGGTTCAGCGGCAATGAGTCGGATTACTACAATACTGAAAATCATTACATCAACAAGGTGATCGAGACGAAGCGGGGAGTCCCTATCACGCTTTCGGTGATCTATATGCTCGTTCTGCGCCGATTGAATTTTCCCGTCGAAGGCATTGGAATGCCGGGGCACTTCATTGTCAGGTACAATTTTGGAAACAAGTCGCTGCTCGCAGACCCTTTTAATGGCGGAAAAATCCTCTCGATCGACGATTGTAAAAAAAGTTTAGGTAAACTAGGCTATACTTTTCAGAAAGAATATCTTGAGCCCGTTTCAAGCAGACAAATTCTTGAACGAATGTTGCGTAATTTAGTGTTGGTATTCGATAAAGAAAATCAGACCGCAAAAATGCAATCCCTCTTGCAGTGTATTGATATTCTTCACAGGAATGTTTAG